Part of the Tenacibaculum sp. SZ-18 genome, GGGCCAAACGATGGATGATCAACATAAGCATCTCCACTGAACAAAATTACATCTAGTTCTTCCCAACCTCTCAACTTAACTTCCTTATTTGTAGTTGGTAACCAATCAGATAATCGTCTTATTCTCATAGAGTGCAAAAATACGGCATTTCTTCTAAATGAGCTGTTATTTATTTACAACTAAATGAGGTACCTTAGTGTTTTTCCAATCAATTACTAAACCTCCCGCAATCGAATGTGCAATTTCTCTACCATATAAATACTCGCATAAATATAATGCGGCTTCAAAAGATTTTGCTCCTCCAGCGGAAGTAATATACTTACCATCGTGCACAAATAAAACGTCTTTTCTAATATCTAAATCAGGAAACGTTTCTCTCATTTTATCAATATCTGAAGGAAAAGTTGTCGATATTTTACCATTTAATAATCCAGCTTTTGCCAAAACAAATGCGCCATCACAATGTGATGTAATAAATTTAGCTTCTTTATCAACTTTTTGTACAAATTCAATCATTTCTTGATTATCTAAATCAGAATCTAAATGATGTTCTGCACTAGGAACAACTAAAATATCAATCTTGGGTAAACTGTCTTTTTTATAATTAAAATCAGGAAGAATTCTTATCCCTTCAAAGGTTGTTATGGTTTCATCTGTATCTGCAACAGTAAAAACGTTCATTGCTTTAATCCCTTTTCTAAATACAGTATGTTGGAAAATATCAAAAGGAGCGGTTAGTTCGGTATTGTAGGTTCCGTCCATTATCAAAAATGCAACATTATACCTATTAGGTTTTAAATCTGGAACATACTTCAAAGACTCCTTTTTAATCTCAACTTCTTTTTCATTTTTATCTTTAGAATGGCTCACAATACAACTGGTGATTGCTATCAGGAAAAGATTAAGTACAATATATTTTTTCATTAATTCATTCTTATAATGTTTAAAAATAAAGAAATCTTTTTTTCTGTTTTTATTAAGAAATCTTAAATCTCTTTAACATATTATTAAGATTATCTGATATAGGGTTTCTTAATTTCGATTAATTTTTCAATTTGAAAACCATGAATACAAAATTACTTACAAGGTTCTTGGCCTTACTTTTCATCTTTGGAACGACTTTAGATATTGAAGCTCAAAGAAGAAAGAGAAACAAGAAAAATGACAAAAAAGATAAAGAGGTTACGGCAAAAGTTCCAAAAGCAAAACCTAAAAAAGGAGCTATTCAACCTTACGAAAAGGTTGTTACTAAAAAATATAAAACAGATGATGGACTTTTCAAGGTTCATACTAAAGATCAAAATTATCTTTTTGAAATTCCTGACACACTACTAGGAAAGGAAATGTTGATGGTTACAAGAATTGCTAAAACTGCAACTGGCATTGGTTTTGGTGGTGGAAAGCAAAATACCCAAGTTTTAAGATGGGAAAAGAAACATAAGAAAGTATTATTACGTGTAGTCTCTCACTCAATTGTTGCAGACAGTATTTTACCTGTTCACGAGGCTGTTGTGAATTCTAATTTTGAACCAATTTTATTCTCTTTTCCAATTAAAGCTTTCAGTAAAGATTCTACAGCTACGGTAATTGACGCAACTCCATTATTTTCAAAAGACGTAAAGGCCATCGGTTTTCCTCAATTCAGAAGAAGACAGTACAAAGTTACACGTATGGATAAAGAACGTTCTTACATTGATAGAATTAGCAGTTACCCTAAAAACATAGAAATCCGTCATGTAAAAACATATTTATCAAATCAACCACCTTCAAACAGAAGTGTTGGATCTATTTCCATTGAGTTAAGTAACTCGATGATTTTACTTCCTGAAAAACCTATGAAACGTAGATATTTTGATCGTCGTGTAGGTTGGTTTGCCAGATCTCAAACAGATTATGGTTTAGATGCACAAAAAAGTAAATCTTTAACCTATTTAGATCGTTGGAGATTAGAAGTAAAAGATGAAGATATTGAAAAATTCAAGCGTGGTGAATTAGTAGAACCTAAGAAACCAATTGTATATTATATTGACAGAGCGACTCCAAAAGTTTGGCGTAAGTATATTAAACAAGGAATTGAAGATTGGCAAGTTGCTTTTGAGGAAGCTGGATTCAAAAACGCAATAATAGCGAAAGATCCTCCAACAAAAGAAGAAGATCCAGAATGGAGTCCGGAAGACGTTCGTTATTCAGTTGTAAGATATTTAGCTTCACCAATTCCAAATGCAAATGGACCTCATGTAAGTGATCCAAGATCAGGAGAAATTTTAGAATCTGATATTAACTGGTACCATAATGTTATGACTTTACTTCATAATTGGTATTTTATTCAAACAGCCGCCGTTAATCCAGAAGCTCGTTCTAACAAATTTAAAGATGAAATTATGGGTAGATTAATTCGTTTTGTATCATCGCACGAAGTTGGTCATACATTAGGTTTACCTCATAACATGGGAAGTTCAGTTGCTTATCCTGTGGACTCTTTACGTTCAGCCACATTTACTAAAAAATTTAGTACTGCACCCTCTATCATGGACTATGCTCGTTTTAATTATGTTGCTCAGCCAGAAGATAAAGGTGTCGCGATGATGCCAAATATTGGTCCATATGATAAATACTCAATCAATTGGGGATACAGACCAATTTTGGACAAAACAGCAAAAGAGGAAAAACCAATTTTAAATTCATGGATTGCAAAAAGAGCAGGCAACCCAGTTTACAGATTTGGACATCAACAAGTTGCCAACATTATTGATCCTAGCTCACAGACTGAAGATATTGGGGATGATGCTATTAAAGCAAGTACTTATGGTATTAAAAACTTAAAAAGAATTCTTCCTAGATTAGAAGAATGGACAACTGAAGATGGTGAGACTTATGAAGAATTAAACACCATGTATGGTCAATTATTAGGTCAGTTCAACAGATATATGGGACATGTTAGCTCTAATATTGGTGGTGTTTACGAACATTACAAAGCTGTTGGGCAAGAAGGAGCAGTATATACTCCTGTTTCTAAAACACATCAAAAAAATGCATTACGTTTTATCAATAAGGAATTATTTTCCACTCCAACCTGGTTAATTGATAAGAACATTTCGGATAAAACTCAATTTTCAGGAACTGGAGAAAGAATCCGTACACTTCAAGTTCGTACTTTGAATAGAATTCTAAAGCCAGGTAGAATGGTTCGTTTAGTCGAAAATGAAACCTTAAATTCACGTAAAGCATATACTTTATTAGAAATGATGAACGACTTACGTCGTGGTGTTTGGAAAGAATTATATACTGCAAATAAATCTGTAGACCCTTACAAAAGAAATTTGCAAAGAGCATATTTAGACCGAATGGATTTCTTATTAAATAAAGCTAAAAATCAAAGAGGAACAAACAACGGAGGCTACTTTAAACAAACAGGTGTAAATATTAATCAATCTGATATTAAACCCGTAGTTAGAGGAGAATTAAAACGATTAAAGCTTGATATTCAAAGAAATATTGCTGCATCAAGAAACACGATAACTCGTTATCATTTCCAAGATGCTGTTGATCGAATTAATACAATTCTTGATCCTAAGTAATAAATAATTTGAGTTCAGTTCAAAAATTTCAATCTAAAAAGTCTTGTTTGTTAAACAAGACTTTTTTTATACAGAGTTCAAAAATTTCAAAAATTCA contains:
- a CDS encoding DJ-1/PfpI family protein, whose product is MKKYIVLNLFLIAITSCIVSHSKDKNEKEVEIKKESLKYVPDLKPNRYNVAFLIMDGTYNTELTAPFDIFQHTVFRKGIKAMNVFTVADTDETITTFEGIRILPDFNYKKDSLPKIDILVVPSAEHHLDSDLDNQEMIEFVQKVDKEAKFITSHCDGAFVLAKAGLLNGKISTTFPSDIDKMRETFPDLDIRKDVLFVHDGKYITSAGGAKSFEAALYLCEYLYGREIAHSIAGGLVIDWKNTKVPHLVVNK
- a CDS encoding zinc-dependent metalloprotease is translated as MNTKLLTRFLALLFIFGTTLDIEAQRRKRNKKNDKKDKEVTAKVPKAKPKKGAIQPYEKVVTKKYKTDDGLFKVHTKDQNYLFEIPDTLLGKEMLMVTRIAKTATGIGFGGGKQNTQVLRWEKKHKKVLLRVVSHSIVADSILPVHEAVVNSNFEPILFSFPIKAFSKDSTATVIDATPLFSKDVKAIGFPQFRRRQYKVTRMDKERSYIDRISSYPKNIEIRHVKTYLSNQPPSNRSVGSISIELSNSMILLPEKPMKRRYFDRRVGWFARSQTDYGLDAQKSKSLTYLDRWRLEVKDEDIEKFKRGELVEPKKPIVYYIDRATPKVWRKYIKQGIEDWQVAFEEAGFKNAIIAKDPPTKEEDPEWSPEDVRYSVVRYLASPIPNANGPHVSDPRSGEILESDINWYHNVMTLLHNWYFIQTAAVNPEARSNKFKDEIMGRLIRFVSSHEVGHTLGLPHNMGSSVAYPVDSLRSATFTKKFSTAPSIMDYARFNYVAQPEDKGVAMMPNIGPYDKYSINWGYRPILDKTAKEEKPILNSWIAKRAGNPVYRFGHQQVANIIDPSSQTEDIGDDAIKASTYGIKNLKRILPRLEEWTTEDGETYEELNTMYGQLLGQFNRYMGHVSSNIGGVYEHYKAVGQEGAVYTPVSKTHQKNALRFINKELFSTPTWLIDKNISDKTQFSGTGERIRTLQVRTLNRILKPGRMVRLVENETLNSRKAYTLLEMMNDLRRGVWKELYTANKSVDPYKRNLQRAYLDRMDFLLNKAKNQRGTNNGGYFKQTGVNINQSDIKPVVRGELKRLKLDIQRNIAASRNTITRYHFQDAVDRINTILDPK